The Streptomyces sp. NBC_00440 genome contains a region encoding:
- a CDS encoding LysR family transcriptional regulator — MERYEIETFLALAEELHFARTAERLRVSPGRVSQTVKALERRIGGALFERNSRRVALTPVGRQLRDELLPAYRQIQRAIGRASAACADISGVLRVGFTAPWSGDLIVRAAERFQSRHPRCAVELLEVTFNAAIEALRDEEVDLVIAEPPVVEPGIIVGPVLISERRALVVPATHFLAAQETVSREDLALLPLVTAAGVSEAWRDAFYPRRTPQGHPISYGPTAAGWQEVLSLVGAGKGATVATVRAGDYHGRPDVTYVPFDDKSVVDYALMWRDAGQSAGIRAFIDTVLELTPRPAGQA; from the coding sequence GTGGAGCGGTACGAGATCGAGACGTTTCTGGCGTTGGCGGAAGAGCTCCACTTCGCGCGCACCGCTGAACGGTTGCGCGTCTCTCCCGGCCGGGTCAGCCAAACGGTCAAGGCGCTGGAACGCCGTATCGGCGGCGCCCTGTTCGAACGTAACAGCCGTCGCGTGGCCCTCACCCCGGTCGGACGACAGCTGCGCGACGAGCTGCTCCCCGCGTACCGGCAGATTCAGCGAGCCATCGGCAGGGCGTCGGCGGCCTGTGCGGATATCAGTGGTGTGCTGCGCGTCGGGTTCACCGCACCATGGAGCGGCGACCTCATCGTGCGGGCGGCGGAGAGGTTCCAGTCCCGCCATCCCCGCTGCGCCGTCGAGCTGCTGGAGGTGACGTTCAACGCCGCCATCGAGGCGCTGCGGGACGAAGAGGTCGACCTGGTGATCGCCGAACCTCCTGTGGTGGAGCCCGGCATCATCGTCGGCCCCGTGCTGATCTCCGAGCGCCGGGCCCTCGTAGTGCCCGCCACCCACTTCCTTGCCGCACAGGAAACGGTGTCGCGGGAAGACCTCGCCCTCCTGCCGCTGGTCACGGCCGCCGGCGTCTCCGAAGCCTGGCGCGACGCCTTCTATCCCCGGCGCACCCCCCAGGGCCACCCCATCTCGTACGGCCCGACCGCCGCGGGGTGGCAGGAGGTGCTTTCGCTGGTCGGGGCGGGCAAGGGCGCCACGGTGGCCACCGTCAGAGCGGGGGACTACCACGGCCGCCCCGACGTCACCTATGTCCCGTTCGACGACAAGTCGGTGGTCGACTACGCGCTGATGTGGCGGGACGCGGGTCAGTCCGCCGGAATCCGGGCCTTCATCGACACCGTCCTCGAACTCACCCCGCGTCCGGCCGGCCAGGCCTGA